ACATAAGTTCTTTAGGAACATCGATAGGCCAAACGTGGCCAAGAGGGCAGACAATGCGGGTTTTCCTATCAAGTGGCTTACCACGAGCTTATATGTCGCGAAGGCGAGTAAAAACACAAAAACGCCGGAAGCTACCCAAGAAACGAGCGGATCTATGTTCATCAGGAAGCCCAACCAATAGCTGACGTACATAGCTATCATCAAAAATTCCCCGTGGGCAAAGTTTATGACGTCCATAACGCCCCATATAAGCGTAAGACCTAAGGCCACAAGGGCATAGAGCATGCCGTTTAGAATCCCATCCAGGGCAATCTGAAGGAACAGGGTCATAGAGTTTCCTCCTCTATATTTTTAAGGAGGAAGGGCACCTCCAAAATAGCCCTTCCTCCTTAAAATGAGAGTTATCGCTTATCCCAGGAGGGAATTGGAAAGACCGGATCGGAGTTCGCCAACTCCAGAGGAAATACGCGCCTATACTCCCCACCCTTGAGCTGAGTGACGACGCTCATGGCCTTTATGTTTTGGCCGCCAGGGGCAAACGCCACCTTGCCACCGAGCGAGAGCGGAGATTCCCACTCGTTGGCGTATAGCGTCTCGGCGACTTTGTCAGGATCCAAGGTGCCAGCCTTCTCTATGGCCTGAGCCAAAACGAAGGTGGCTACAGCCTCTTGGATGCTGTCGCTGTCGAAGGGAACGGGAGGATCTATCTTGGTCTTATAGATCTCCTCCACAGGAGCTACGGCGGGCATCAATTCCGCCAACTCCGGAGAATAGCCCGTGGTTCCCATGAAATAATCGCCGTCAGGACCGAGCTGTTGAGCTATTATGGGATCTTGATAGCCGGAGCAGTAGTTCAGGCAAACCTTTGGGAGCCAGGCCAGCTGCTTCATCGTGCGGACCCACAAGATGTAATCGGCCCCGAGACAGGCTCCGAAGACTACATCAGGGTTTTTGCCCTTGAGCATCTGTACCTCGCTGTTCAGGTTCGTAGCGCCCGGGTTGAACGCCACATCAGCTATATATTGGAATCCCGCTGCTTCGATGGCCTTCTTGGCCTCTTCCGCCGCATGTTTGCCGAACTCTGTATTTTCATAAATTACGCCGAAAGTCTTGAGGTTGGCTCCCTTCGTTTCATTGAGCCACTTGACAAAGGTTACGAACTCCTGCGACTCGGTCTCGTCGGTGGGAGCCATGCGGAAGAAATACTTCATCCCCCTCTTGGTGAGCTCTGCAGAGCTTGAGCAACCGCACATAAAAAGTTTTTTTCTTCTCTCGGCTACGAGGCTCGCTGGCTTTGTTACTGCGCTGTTATAGCTTCCTATGATTGCATATACGCCTTCTTGGTCGAAGAGGCGCTCGGCTTCTGTTTTGCCGATATCCGGTTTACCTTGGTGATCCGCATGGACTAATACGATTTTGTAGCCCCCAAGAATTCCCTCCTGAGCAGCGAGCGGAACTTTGATATCGGGATAACTGTTATTTATGACCTCTACAGCAGTTTCCACTGCAGCCTTACAGCGCTGCCCCGCTAAGGCCACGGGCCCGGTGAGAGGAAAAAGGGTGCCGATCTTTATCACCTTTTCTTGAGAGAAAGCAACATCGCCTGCAAGGCCCACGAAGAGCAAGACCACCACCAGCGCCAAAACCTTCTTACTCCACTGCCGTTTCATTGCCAACACCTCCCTCTTAAAGCTGAAGAATCTATGACACTCGACTCATCGGCCTAATTTTAGTTTTGCCATTGAGCGACGTCAAGCGGAACAACCAAGTATGATGCTATCCCAACAACGCTTTATGGTATATGTTATGCAATCTTAAATGACAATCGCTTCGGACTTAGCCGAAAATGCGTCTACCCCTTATAGGCTACGGCCTCGATCTCCACCAGTGCATCTTTGGGCAAACGGGCAACCTCAACGAAGGCACGAGCTGGGCAGTCTATAGTGAAATATTTTGCGTATATCTCATTAACTGCCTGGAAGTCGTTCATATTTTTTGCAAATACAGTAGTTTTGACGACATCGCCGAAGGATAGGCCCTGTGTCTCAAGAATTGCTCCGATATTCTTTAGAACTTGTTCTGCCTGACTGGCGACGTCTTTAGCTGCCATCTCGCCAGTTTTTGGGTCAAGGCCCAACTGCCCAGAAATGTAAAGAAAATCCCCCGCCCATACCGCTTGACTATAGGGCCCAATCGCTGCCGGTGCGTTTTCGACTTTTACAACCTTTTTCACGTGCGTTATCCTCCTTCGTCTTCGTTTCATTGTCTGGTAACCGCGCTATCATTTTCTTCTATAGTGCTTCTATAGTGTTGATTTCTACTTCGGAAATGTACTTTTGCAAGATTGCTCTGAGCTTTGGCTCATCCTCGTCATTGAAGAGCACTCTCCAACCGGTGACGTCCTTTTCAAAGAAGACTATGATTTTAGAAGCACGCCTCGCCAAGCTTACGTGCTTTATTTCAGACCACGACAACACAGTCGTTCTGGTTCGACGCCACAGTCTCGTCTCCCTTACGAGGCCATCTTCTGATATGAAAATTCGCTTGCGATAGCCCGAAGCATATATGAAAGTTGCACCGATTAAGACTTCTTGAAATATGCCAGCGTATATCCCCCTTGCGATCAAAAAAAGACCCACCCCGATAATAGACCACGTGACCCACCTCGAAAAAGGCACGATGGATTGAGATATCAAAAGCTCACCCATAAAGAACCACACGGATTTTAGACATATATTACGTCCCTTTAAACCTGAAGTTTAAACGCCTGTCTTAAGATAATTTACGATGCAGAAGCTCGAACCTCGTCTGGTAACTCCTTTGCGACGACATCTTCTCCAGATTTGGTTCTCCAATAGATCCCAATTTTCATGTAAGACATGACAATCGAGACGATCGGATTCAAATAATTGAGGAATGCGTAGGGCGCATAGACTAAGGTTGAGACGCCAAGAGCCCCGCTTTGAAAAGCGCCACAGGTGTTCCAAGGGACCAACGCTGACGTAAGCGTGCCAGAATCTTCCAATGCTCTGGAAAGCATGCGGGGAGCAAGCCCCTTTTCTTCAAAGGTTTTCTTGAACATTCTGCCCGGAACGATCAGTGACAG
This genomic window from Acetomicrobium sp. S15 = DSM 107314 contains:
- a CDS encoding ABC transporter substrate-binding protein, whose amino-acid sequence is MKRQWSKKVLALVVVLLFVGLAGDVAFSQEKVIKIGTLFPLTGPVALAGQRCKAAVETAVEVINNSYPDIKVPLAAQEGILGGYKIVLVHADHQGKPDIGKTEAERLFDQEGVYAIIGSYNSAVTKPASLVAERRKKLFMCGCSSSAELTKRGMKYFFRMAPTDETESQEFVTFVKWLNETKGANLKTFGVIYENTEFGKHAAEEAKKAIEAAGFQYIADVAFNPGATNLNSEVQMLKGKNPDVVFGACLGADYILWVRTMKQLAWLPKVCLNYCSGYQDPIIAQQLGPDGDYFMGTTGYSPELAELMPAVAPVEEIYKTKIDPPVPFDSDSIQEAVATFVLAQAIEKAGTLDPDKVAETLYANEWESPLSLGGKVAFAPGGQNIKAMSVVTQLKGGEYRRVFPLELANSDPVFPIPSWDKR
- a CDS encoding RidA family protein, which translates into the protein MKKVVKVENAPAAIGPYSQAVWAGDFLYISGQLGLDPKTGEMAAKDVASQAEQVLKNIGAILETQGLSFGDVVKTTVFAKNMNDFQAVNEIYAKYFTIDCPARAFVEVARLPKDALVEIEAVAYKG